The genomic DNA CGGCAATGAAAACGAGGCCGACGATCACGTAGAGCCATTTTTCCATCATTTCCCGGTCTACGCCGGAAAGACGGATGAGGAGGTAGGAGATCAGGCCGGCCTGAATCATCTCCCAGACGCCTTCCACCCAGAGGTGAACGGTCCACCACCGATAGAAGATGCTGATCGTATAGTTGTTGAACTGAAGGAGCGCGGGCAGGTAGAGCAAAGCCGCCAGCACCAGGCCCGCTGTGAGGACACCTTCGGTCGTTGTCCAGCGACCTGCCTTTCTGATCGTCATCAAAAGGTTGTACAGGAACATCAACATTACTACGACGATTCCCACCTTCAGCGGGAAGGGCTGTTCCAGAAGCTTGTTTCCCGCGGTCCAGCCAAAGATGTATCCCACGACAATCGTCACGCCGAGAAGCGACCAGATTCCGAGCTGCCAGTAGGCAAGTCGCTCGCTGTGAATCTCGGTTCGCGATTCCTCGGGAATGACGTAGTAGGCGGACCCCATGAAACCGGTGAGGACCCAGAAGATGAGCAGATTCGTGTGCAGCGCTTTCACCGTGTTGAACGGCAGAACATTCAGGAGAGGATCCGGGCCGAGATACTTCGCTGCCGCGAGCAGGCCGAAAACCATCTGCAGACCGAATAACAGCATTGCGACCACGAAGTAGGGATACGCTATCCACTGTGAACGAAAGCGCATTGATGTCTCCTACCTGAGGGTCGAGAGGTACGCCACGAGCTGGTCGATCTGCGCTGCGGAAAGCACAGTCTTGAAGTTGTCGGGCATGAAGGAGCGTCCGCCTGAAGAGAACATCTGGCCTTCCACGAGATAGGCGTGTGGATTCTCGATGGATTCGCGAATGTATCCCGCAGCATCGGTAGCGGTGCCCTTGTAGTCGTCATCGGCGACGTGTTTCCCAGCCATCGTCGCTATGCCGGCCAGGCTGGGTCCGGCGAGGTTGACCCCTGGCGCTGTCGAGTGACAGGCGAAGCATCCCGGCGGAGTCTGCCTGAACAGCACCTCACCCAGCGCGATTGGCTGGTCAGACGCGGCGCGTGCGGGCGATTCGGCAGTCTCAGCTCCACGCAGCTGACCGCCACTAACCAGGATCGGCCGCGGCGGCCATCCGTTGTTGTCGATGCGCGAAACCCAGCCAAGGAAAGCGATGACCTGCGTAATCTCCGACTCACTGAGTCGCGGGTTCGGCATCAGCCTGCGGTGCACCTTCTCCGAATAGAACTGCGAGGGGTCCTTGAGGAACGCGCGCAGATAAGCGTCGCCCCGCTGCTGAGCGATCTTGGTGAGATCGGGCGCATAATAGGCGCCCTCTCCGAGAAGCGTGTGGCAGTTCACGCAATTCTTACGGTGCCAGACATCCTTTCCCGCACTCACGTCCGGTGTGATGAGCTCCGCATGCGTGAGTTTCGCGAACTGCCTGTGGCTGTCGAACGTCAGTCCGAGAAAAATTGCGGCGAAGATGAACGTGCCGACGGCAAAGAACATCCGCGTCTGTCGCTTAGTCATTGTTTTCCCCTAAGCAGCTGAAGGACGTAGCTCGGCGATCAATCAGACGGTGATGTCGTTCCAGTTGGCGAGTACGTGCCATCCAGCGTAGCCGATGGAGACCAGCATGAGTGCGAGGACCAGCCATAGAACCAGGCGGCCGTACACAAAGACTGCGGGCGTTGACGCATCAGGCAAGCCGCTCTCTCCTGAAGAAATGTGCGAGAATAAAATGCAGCCGTGAAACATGTTGGTGTCGACTGCGCGTTCGCAATCAGCGTTTCCCCTACGGTGCGTGCGCCCTCGTGGCCAGTTCATCCTGAATCCGCGCAATGAAGTCCGCCACGGGCATCACTTCCTGCTTCTTCCCCGCCCCCCGCACACGCAGCGCAAGCGAGTCGCTCTCCGCCTCACGCTTCCCGACAATCGCCATGTACGGAATCTTGAGCGTCTCCGCCTCGCGTATTCGATAATTCAAAGTCTCGGACCGATCGTCGAGATGGACGCGGGCGCCCCGGACCTTGAGGCGCTCGACAATAGACTCGGCAGCCTGACGCGCCTCGTCGGAGATTGGAATCACTCTCACCTGCTCGGGAGCCAGCCAGAGTGGAAACGCGCCGGCGTAATGCTCTACGAGCCCACCGACGAATCGCTCCATCGATCCGACGAGAACGCGGTGCAGCATCATTGGCCGATGCGG from Gemmatimonadaceae bacterium includes the following:
- a CDS encoding c-type cytochrome — its product is MTKRQTRMFFAVGTFIFAAIFLGLTFDSHRQFAKLTHAELITPDVSAGKDVWHRKNCVNCHTLLGEGAYYAPDLTKIAQQRGDAYLRAFLKDPSQFYSEKVHRRLMPNPRLSESEITQVIAFLGWVSRIDNNGWPPRPILVSGGQLRGAETAESPARAASDQPIALGEVLFRQTPPGCFACHSTAPGVNLAGPSLAGIATMAGKHVADDDYKGTATDAAGYIRESIENPHAYLVEGQMFSSGGRSFMPDNFKTVLSAAQIDQLVAYLSTLR
- a CDS encoding cbb3-type cytochrome c oxidase subunit I, with product MRFRSQWIAYPYFVVAMLLFGLQMVFGLLAAAKYLGPDPLLNVLPFNTVKALHTNLLIFWVLTGFMGSAYYVIPEESRTEIHSERLAYWQLGIWSLLGVTIVVGYIFGWTAGNKLLEQPFPLKVGIVVVMLMFLYNLLMTIRKAGRWTTTEGVLTAGLVLAALLYLPALLQFNNYTISIFYRWWTVHLWVEGVWEMIQAGLISYLLIRLSGVDREMMEKWLYVIVGLVFIAGILGTAHHYYWVGVPKYWLPIGGFFSALEPLALFGMATFAYYAMRRSGFAHPNKLALHWTIGSAIYTAFGAGLLGLAHTWPAVNKWTHGTHITTMHAHSAFFGAYVMVNLALISFVMPHFTGRAEAEKESSVGYWAFWMQTIGMFGMTMAFAAAGIVQTYLERIMGLGFLETQLKIQVHFLMVIGAGTIFTVGVGLFLWDFFRYPPLRAPALAEPSEAALAPTAA